The Pygocentrus nattereri isolate fPygNat1 chromosome 1, fPygNat1.pri, whole genome shotgun sequence genome window below encodes:
- the LOC108444134 gene encoding C2 calcium-dependent domain-containing protein 6-like, with the protein MMASAFLTTPSRALRSQAVQLPYTLRKKVLFRWSLQLQAHLEEGCCRECCPQSAPWLSRLRSRSSARYIQAEVEDEHEEVSQPRQLIPLGALAGVLTVNLKTCRDFSKSAPLKKGSRAAGRITIGRTVKYTVQQPYSDPMCFDEWKHFSLQIQKEDICGVQQSSLVVVELIMVDPDLTTPVLIGRDTIMLQEILKKSSLSHQFNLRLMQKKVCKLDADLAFSYGSMRYGYSHQIKHAGRTIESMVEKSLFPRCPPNEDRDPLCNVITPSARTRLDFIPSVML; encoded by the exons ATGATGGCTTCTGCCTTCCTCACCACTCCTTCAAGGGCCTTGCGGTCGCAGGCGGTGCAGCTGccgtacactctcagaaaaaaagtactATTCAG GTGGAGCCTGCAGCTCCAAGCTCATCTGGAAGAAGGATGTTGCAGAGAGTGCTGTCCACAGTCCGCTCCTTGGTTGAG CCGCCTCAGATCCCGTTCCTCAGCTCGGTACATTCAAGCTGAGGTAGAAGACGAGCATGAGGAAGTTTCTCAACCACGTCAGCTGATTCCACTCGGAGCGCTG GCAGGGGTCCTAACTGTAAACCTGAAGACCTGCAGAGACTTCAGTAAATCTG CTCCTTTGAAGAAAGGCAGTCGGGCTGCTGGGAGGATCACTATTGGGAGAACGGTGAAGTACACCGTGCAGCAGCCCTACAGCGACCCCATGTGCTTTGATGAATGGAAACACTTCTCGCTACAG ATCCAGAAGGAAGACATTTGCGGTGTCCAGCAGTCGAGTTTGGTGGTGGTGGAACTGATTATGGTGGATCCTGATTTAACCACCCCCGTACTCATTGGCAGAGACACCATCATGCTGCAGGAAATCCTTAAG AAATCTTCATTGAGTCATCAGTTTAATTTGAGGCTCATGCAGAAG AAAGTCTGCAAGCTGGACGCAGATCTGGCGTTCTCATACGGCTCAATGCGATATGGATATTCTCATCAG ATCAAACATGCAGGAAGGACCATTGAGAGTATGGTAGAGAAATCTCTCTTTCCCCGCTGCCCTCCTAATGAAGACCGAGATCCATTATG taatGTAATCACCCCCTCTGCACGGACCCGACTGGACTTCATTCCCTCTGTGATGCTGTAA